A stretch of Gopherus evgoodei ecotype Sinaloan lineage chromosome 12, rGopEvg1_v1.p, whole genome shotgun sequence DNA encodes these proteins:
- the CCDC113 gene encoding coiled-coil domain-containing protein 113, with translation MADEDSESVRTAESQELAALHLPQLEALVQETSHALSILKVETEMFEKYYNKMEPKDLVSHLLPDIHGSSLDLGQTRTRRKSKSRAAADRFIGLTVEQKNDLAQRELDETKEEIQQTKGDSERIIQNYQAVMEEADIRWADIKKATCNFNKDIIQTISKKKGSVIASEKVLRYLEEKNHDRDAMKEKLRLKNDSLKVQKKKLQLQLKQKEEMGEALHEVDFQQLKIENAQFLEKIDERNQDLLQLKLTAGNTLQILNSYKRKLQNATAASARLMKDISQRKEVLEKMERETILVEEERAKAESVNKQLRQQLSDYRVPPVVKYVNQKMAICDLENNIKIWERKVEIAEMSLQSYRRAWNKVKVASNQLQLCLPLQGGQ, from the exons ATGGCGGACGAGGACTCGGAGAGCGTCCGCACCGCAGAGTCCCAGGAACTcgcagccctgcacctgccccaGCTCGAGGCCCTGGTGCAGGAGACCAG CCATGCCCTCTCCATTCTCAAAGTCGAGAcagaaatgtttgaaaaataCTACAACAAGATGGAGCCAAAGGATCTGGTCAGCCATTTGTTGCCAGATATACACGGATCCTCGCTGGACCTGGGGCAG ACACGTACCAGACGTAAATCTAAATCCCGCGCTGCAGCAGATCGTTTTATAGGCCTGACAGTGGAGCAGAAGAATGATCTAGCACAGCGGGAGCTGGATGAGACGAAGGAAGAAATTCAGCAGACCAAGGGGGATTCTGAACGGATTATACAAAACTACCAG GCTGTCATGGAAGAAGCAGATATTCGGTGGGCTGATATTAAGAAAGCCACATGCAACTTTAACAAAGACATTATCCAAACGATATCCAAGAAGAAAGGGAGTGTCATAGCTTCTGAAAAGGTGCTGAGATATCTTGAGGAGAAGAACCACGACAGG GATGCAATGAAAGAAAAATTGCGTTTGAAAAATGATTCTCTCAAAGTGCAGAAGAAAAAGTTGCAGCTGCAGCTCAAGCAG AAGGAAGAGATGGGCGAGGCACTCCATGAGGTTGATTTCCAGCAGCTGAAGATTGAGAATGCTCAGTTTTTGGAGAAGATTGATGAGAGGAACCAGGATCTGCTACAGCTAAAACTGACAGCGGGAAACACTCTTCAAATCCTCAATTCCTACAAA AGAAAGCTGCAGAACGCCACCGCAGCATCCGCCCGCCTGATGAAAGATATCTCCCAGAGGAAGGAGGTGCTGGAGAAGATGGAAAGGGAAACCATTCTGGTGGAGGAG GAGCGAGCCAAAGCAGAGAGTGTGAATAAGCAGCTGCGGCAGCAGCTCTCAGATTACAGAGTGCCCCCAGTGGTGAAGTATGTCAATCAGAAGATGGCCATCTGTGACCTGGAAAACAACATTAAGATATGGGAGAGGAAGGTGGAGATCGCCGAG ATGTCCTTGCAGAGCTACCGCAGAGCTTGGAACAAGGTCAAGGTGGCCAGTAACCAGCTACAGCTTTGTCTCCCCCTGCAAGGTGGCCAATGA
- the PRSS54 gene encoding inactive serine protease 54 isoform X1 — translation MEAFLQGTLPRLQRQPAFAGVGITDMNTQRKPQSQYSISTIIPHEDFNTITLDKNIALLKTATPVKFSDAVQPICFPSRNLTADTLENCWVSGWLHPTAGRHVAASFLRKLSVVDVDPCPLKRIVTTECSSHQDSDNVTGCLGDPGNPVMCQAKGTGDWVLNGVLSQGGMRCYGPFLYTKVAYYSDWISATTADAGVPVYPTFARGRSAFQAPTEDLEGSFESTEKVFQPSLIAEAGSDRDQAKQRPKDIKPAQEGLARAYSKYDPVYYDYYSGETLPISQGCVHLPLSLMEMSSVFLLLGLLFY, via the exons GCAGCCAGCTTTCGCCGGGGTTGGTATAACAGACATGAACACGCAGAGGAAGCCACAGTCGCAGTACTCAATCAGCACCATCATTCCCCACGAAGACTTCAACACAATCACGCTGGACAAGAACATTGCCCTGCTGAAGACGGCCACCCCCGTAAAGTTCAGTGATGCTGTTCAGCCCATCTGCTTCCCCAGCAGGAACCTCACCGCAGACACCCTGGAGAACTGCTGGGTGTCAGGGTGGCTTCACCCCACTGCAG GAAGACACGTGGCAGCAAGCTTTCTACGGAAGCTCTCAGTAGTGGATGTGGATCCCTGCCCCTTGAAGAGAATCGTTACAACCGAGTGCAGCAGCCACCAGGACTCCGATAACGTGACTGGATGTTTG GGGGACCCAGGGAACCCAGTCATGTGCCAGGCTAAGGGAACTGGAGACTGGGTTCTGAATGGAGTGCTGAGCCAGGGCGGCATGAGATGCTACGGACCATTTCTCTACACCAAAGTGGCCTATTACAGCGACTGGATTTCAGCCACAACAGCTGACGCAGGAGTCCCCGTATATCCCACTTTTGCCAGAGGGCGCTCTGCTTTTCAAGCTCCGACTGAGGATTTGGAAGGGTCATTTGAGTCAACAGAGAAGGTGTTTCAACCCTCACTCATCGCAGAAGCTGGGTCTGACCGTGACCAAGCCAAGCAGCGACCGAAGGACATCAAGCCCGCCCAGGAAGGGCTAGCAAGGGCTTACAGCAAGTATGACCCAGTGTACTATGACTACTACAGTGGGGAAACGCTCCCCATTTCTCAGGGGTGCGTCCATCTGCCGCTGAGCCTCATGGAAATGAgctctgttttccttctgctgggGCTCCTGTTTTACTAG
- the PRSS54 gene encoding inactive serine protease 54 isoform X2 — MAVHFTLPDSWQPAFAGVGITDMNTQRKPQSQYSISTIIPHEDFNTITLDKNIALLKTATPVKFSDAVQPICFPSRNLTADTLENCWVSGWLHPTAGRHVAASFLRKLSVVDVDPCPLKRIVTTECSSHQDSDNVTGCLGDPGNPVMCQAKGTGDWVLNGVLSQGGMRCYGPFLYTKVAYYSDWISATTADAGVPVYPTFARGRSAFQAPTEDLEGSFESTEKVFQPSLIAEAGSDRDQAKQRPKDIKPAQEGLARAYSKYDPVYYDYYSGETLPISQGCVHLPLSLMEMSSVFLLLGLLFY, encoded by the exons ATGGCTGTGCATTTCACGCTCCCCGACAGCTG GCAGCCAGCTTTCGCCGGGGTTGGTATAACAGACATGAACACGCAGAGGAAGCCACAGTCGCAGTACTCAATCAGCACCATCATTCCCCACGAAGACTTCAACACAATCACGCTGGACAAGAACATTGCCCTGCTGAAGACGGCCACCCCCGTAAAGTTCAGTGATGCTGTTCAGCCCATCTGCTTCCCCAGCAGGAACCTCACCGCAGACACCCTGGAGAACTGCTGGGTGTCAGGGTGGCTTCACCCCACTGCAG GAAGACACGTGGCAGCAAGCTTTCTACGGAAGCTCTCAGTAGTGGATGTGGATCCCTGCCCCTTGAAGAGAATCGTTACAACCGAGTGCAGCAGCCACCAGGACTCCGATAACGTGACTGGATGTTTG GGGGACCCAGGGAACCCAGTCATGTGCCAGGCTAAGGGAACTGGAGACTGGGTTCTGAATGGAGTGCTGAGCCAGGGCGGCATGAGATGCTACGGACCATTTCTCTACACCAAAGTGGCCTATTACAGCGACTGGATTTCAGCCACAACAGCTGACGCAGGAGTCCCCGTATATCCCACTTTTGCCAGAGGGCGCTCTGCTTTTCAAGCTCCGACTGAGGATTTGGAAGGGTCATTTGAGTCAACAGAGAAGGTGTTTCAACCCTCACTCATCGCAGAAGCTGGGTCTGACCGTGACCAAGCCAAGCAGCGACCGAAGGACATCAAGCCCGCCCAGGAAGGGCTAGCAAGGGCTTACAGCAAGTATGACCCAGTGTACTATGACTACTACAGTGGGGAAACGCTCCCCATTTCTCAGGGGTGCGTCCATCTGCCGCTGAGCCTCATGGAAATGAgctctgttttccttctgctgggGCTCCTGTTTTACTAG